The Zootoca vivipara chromosome 16, rZooViv1.1, whole genome shotgun sequence genome has a segment encoding these proteins:
- the LOC118075279 gene encoding perilipin-3-like: MSNNKGNGEAASHEITEKGQQCVIQRLTDLPLVSITYEILSTTYNSAKGSHPAIHAVCGMTEAGVKKIASSAVSGAQPVLNKLEPQIASANAYACQGLDKLQETLPVVQQTIEKVVLDAKGLVLGAKDTVSGLAGGVKEATQEKMKMAVSAVVIGMNTMMEGNMKQMVTSGIDHMIEASEEMIEYYLPVTDEELAALAASVVINNPEEATETAPVKKEKEEESYYQRLGALSAFFRHRVYQSSLAKMQRIKRSTREILFQLQEAVLLIKYTLQSLDRQLNPNVANHQKEMEPILVEWNGSLPMPSQSYEERLLEQAESQALSLTYGISQQMQNICQRFLANAQGLPVALLEKVQQTYNSMEELQATLSGAKSLKDLPSGNLKESQEKIEKAQETIFETMEHVIMTTWGARPFFPAQTSMVESEKEAKAEA, translated from the exons ATGTCTAATAACAAAGGAAATGGGGAAGCTGCAAGCCACGAGATCACCGAAAAGGGACAACAG TGTGTCATACAAAGGCTAACTGATCTGCCCCTGGTCAGCATTACCTACGAGATCCTTTCCACTACTTATAACTCTGCGAAGGGGTCCCATCCAGCTATCCATGCAGTCTGTGGTATGACAGAAGCTGGAGTGAAGAAGATTGCCTCCTCGGCAGTGAGCGGTGCACAGCCTGTCCTGAATAAGCTTGAACCTCAGA TCGCTTCAGCAAATGCCTATGCCTGTCAGGGCCTTGACAAACTGCAAGAGACTCTGCCTGTTGTGCAGCAGACTATTGAAAAG GTAGTATTGGATGCCAAAGGCCTTGTCCTGGGTGCCAAGGATACAGTGTCGGGTCTGGCAGGTGGGGTCAAAGAGGCTACCCAGGAGAAGATGAAGATGGCCGTGTCTGCAGTGGTGATTGGCATGAACACCATGATGGAGGGCAATATGAAGCAGATGGTGACCAGTGGCATTGACCACATGATAGAGGCATCTGAGGAGATGATAGAATACTACCTGCCAGTAACAGATGAAGAACTAG CTGCCCTCGCAGCCTCTGTGGTGATAAACAACCCTGAAGAAGCTACTGAAACAGCTCctgtcaaaaaggaaaaagaggaagagagtTACTATCAGCGCCTGGGCGCGCTCTCAGCCTTTTTCCGACACAGGGTCTACCAGAGTTCTCTGGCAAAGATGCAAAGGATCAAGCGAAGCACTCGGGAGATACTCTTCCAGCTTCAAGAAGCGGTTCTGTTG ATAAAGTACACCTTGCAGTCTCTGGATAGGCAACTGAATCCGAACGTTGCTAATCACCAGAAGGAAATGGAACCAATTTTGGTGGAGTGGAATGGGAGTCTTCCAATGCCAAGTCAGAGCTATGAAGAGCGTCTCTTAGAG CAGGCAGAATCGCAGGCTCTAAGCTTGACCTACGGCATCAGCCAGCAGATGCAGAATATCTGCCAGAGATTCTTGGCTAACGCGCAGGGCCTCCCTGTTGCTCTCCTAGAAAAGGTGCAGCAAACATATAACAGCATGGAAGAGCTGCAGGCGACCCTCTCCGGTGCCAAATCCTTGAAGGACCTTCCCAGTGGTAACCTGAAGGAGAGCCAGGAGAAGATTGAGAAGGCCCAGGAGACCATCTTTGAGACCATGGAACATGTGATTATGACAACATGGGGGGCTAGGCCCTTTTTTCCTGCTCAAACCTCTATGGTAGAATCTGAAAAGGAGGCAAAGGCAGAGGCCTAA